A genomic region of Peptoniphilus sp. ING2-D1G contains the following coding sequences:
- a CDS encoding hypothetical protein (High confidence in function and specificity) — MYIILIFILLVVPFIFSLFTENPEGTSIEGKYFNPNKFEFLTDLSYKKDGETIREHEIFEKEIQLINDAQEFLIIDCFLYNDEYNKGDITYPEQVKEMTDAMIAKKASTDIPIVFITDPLNNFYGAYTQEHIQRLIDGGIDVIVTDHDKMKDSNPLFSGLYRFYIKRFGVSQNGFIPNFFEKGGPKVSISSILKLINFKGNHRKVYINENEAIISSSNPHDPSAFHSNVAVKFSGTGINDLIESEKAVVEFSGGTFPDVEYVENISFRDKSISMRVLTEKAIFNALRGNITEADEGDKINIAMFYLSDSRILNLLSKMSQKGVEINIIADPNKDAFGIEKNGSPNRSALSELSDKNENINVRWYNTHGEQFHTKMATFFYNESNETKVILGSANFTRRNLMGYNLETDVEIVVSKDHELSKELEEYFSRIWNNEAGEYTLPLSSYYENRKFMELLWKFQEFTGLCTW; from the coding sequence ATGTATATTATATTGATATTTATATTGTTGGTTGTTCCTTTCATATTCAGTCTTTTTACAGAAAATCCGGAAGGGACATCCATAGAGGGAAAATATTTTAACCCCAATAAATTTGAATTCCTGACTGATTTAAGCTATAAAAAAGATGGCGAAACCATAAGAGAGCACGAAATTTTTGAGAAGGAAATTCAATTGATAAATGATGCACAGGAATTTTTAATAATAGACTGCTTTTTGTACAATGATGAATACAACAAAGGAGATATCACATACCCGGAACAAGTCAAAGAGATGACCGACGCGATGATAGCTAAAAAAGCTTCAACGGATATCCCCATAGTGTTCATAACAGACCCCTTGAACAATTTTTACGGAGCCTACACACAAGAGCATATACAAAGGTTGATAGATGGCGGTATAGACGTCATAGTCACCGACCACGACAAAATGAAGGATTCCAATCCTCTTTTTTCAGGATTGTACAGATTTTACATTAAACGATTTGGCGTGTCCCAAAATGGGTTTATTCCGAACTTCTTTGAGAAAGGCGGCCCTAAGGTCAGCATAAGTTCTATATTGAAACTCATAAATTTCAAAGGCAATCACAGAAAAGTGTATATAAATGAAAATGAAGCCATTATTTCTTCTTCAAATCCCCACGACCCCAGTGCCTTTCACTCAAATGTAGCCGTTAAATTCAGCGGCACAGGAATAAATGATTTAATAGAAAGCGAAAAAGCTGTAGTTGAATTTTCAGGTGGAACCTTCCCCGATGTGGAATATGTTGAAAATATAAGTTTTAGAGATAAAAGCATATCCATGAGAGTATTAACGGAAAAGGCCATATTTAATGCATTGAGAGGTAACATAACTGAGGCTGATGAAGGAGATAAAATAAATATTGCAATGTTTTATCTTTCCGATTCAAGAATCTTGAATTTGCTGTCAAAGATGTCACAAAAAGGCGTTGAAATAAATATAATAGCCGACCCCAATAAAGATGCCTTCGGAATTGAAAAAAACGGAAGCCCCAACAGATCCGCCCTAAGCGAATTAAGCGATAAAAATGAAAACATAAATGTAAGGTGGTACAACACTCACGGGGAACAATTCCACACAAAAATGGCGACCTTTTTCTACAATGAATCAAATGAAACTAAAGTAATATTAGGCAGCGCAAACTTTACTCGCAGAAACCTAATGGGATACAACTTGGAAACAGATGTTGAAATTGTAGTTTCAAAGGATCACGAACTTTCAAAAGAGCTTGAAGAATATTTTAGCAGAATTTGGAATAATGAAGCCGGAGAATATACTCTCCCTCTAAGCAGTTACTATGAAAACAGAAAATTCATGGAATTGCTCTGGAAATTCCAAGAGTTTACCGGTCTGTGTACTTGGTAA
- the rbr gene encoding Rubrerythrin (Rubrerythrin (Rr), found in anaerobic sulphate-reducing bacteria [PMID: 7830612], is a fusion protein containing an N-terminal diiron-binding domain and a C-terminal domain homologous to rubredoxin [PMID: 1657933]. The physiological role of Rr has not been identified; High confidence in function and specificity): MKSLKGTQTALNLMHAFAGETQARSRYTYYASTAKKEKYLQISDIFEETAKNELAHAKRLYKFLNAELDGEALNVNADFPIHLGDTLSNLKAAAAGENEEHTQMYPEFAKVAKEEGFDEIAQVFIEIAEVEEAHEKRYLKLAKNIEEGKVFKKDQVVLWKCGNCGYIHEGEEAPIVCPACAHGREYFEVFVETY, encoded by the coding sequence ATGAAATCATTAAAGGGAACACAAACAGCATTGAATTTAATGCATGCCTTTGCAGGCGAAACACAAGCAAGATCAAGATACACATATTATGCAAGCACAGCTAAGAAGGAAAAGTATCTTCAAATATCAGATATTTTTGAAGAAACTGCCAAAAATGAACTTGCTCATGCAAAGAGACTTTATAAATTTTTAAACGCTGAACTTGATGGAGAAGCTTTAAATGTAAACGCGGATTTTCCGATTCACTTAGGAGATACTCTTTCAAATCTAAAAGCGGCAGCAGCTGGAGAAAACGAAGAACATACTCAAATGTATCCTGAATTTGCAAAGGTTGCAAAGGAAGAAGGATTTGATGAAATAGCGCAAGTATTTATTGAAATCGCTGAAGTTGAAGAAGCTCATGAAAAGAGATATTTAAAACTTGCTAAAAACATTGAAGAAGGAAAAGTCTTTAAGAAAGACCAAGTTGTTCTTTGGAAATGCGGAAACTGCGGATACATCCATGAAGGAGAAGAAGCTCCGATTGTATGCCCGGCATGTGCTCATGGAAGAGAATATTTCGAAGTATTCGTTGAAACATATTAA
- the pyc gene encoding Pyruvate carboxylase (High confidence in function and specificity), with protein MDNIRKIKKVLVANRGEIAIRIFRACRELGIRSVAIYSAEDSLAMFRTKADESYLIGKGKSPLDAYLGMDEIITLALEKQVDAIHPGYGFLAENSEFARKCEEAGIIFIGPQHEVMAKLGDKIESKLVAHEAGVRTIPGIDRPIRSDKQAIEFAKEAGYPIMLKAAAGGGGRGMRIVRNEEELLEKFHSAKNEASKAFGNDAIFVEKYLEKPKHIEVQILGDAYGNIVHLYERDCSIQRRHQKLIEFTPAFSVPENVKQEIFEDALKIAHSLNYRSAGTVEFLVDKDFNHYFIEVNARIQVEHTVTEMVTGIDLIQSMIRIAEGYKLSDDEIGIASQESITSNGFSIQCRITTEDPLNNFAPDTGRITKYYSSSGFGVRLDGGNAFAGSVITPYYDSLLVKIISYARNWQDTINKAIRSVREIKVSGVKTNAGFVLNVLNSKTFRDGNCDTGFIEEHPELFQIVTKPDAELRLMNYIGEIVVNDPNKKDKIYDNAVVPPLKKDLTGFKGTKDLFDEMGADKFCQWILDQKRLLITDTTMRDAHQSLMATRLRTLDMEKIAAATNEYMKELFSLEMWGGATYDVAYRFLHEDPWERLRIIREKVPNILMQMLLRGNNTVGYTNYPDNVVKRFIKNSAKNGVDLFRIFDSLNWMENMRLSIDEVLNNGKIAEGTMCYTGDILNESRDKYNLKYYVDLAKELEKAGCHILGIKDMSGLLKPYAARKLIKALKNEVSIPIHLHTHDTTGNGVAAVLMAAEAGVDIADVAINSMSGLTSQPALNSVVAALQHTDRDTLLDLDKIEEINKYWLKVRPIYENFESDLKSGTTEIYKYEIPGGQYSNLKPQVESFGLGYKFKEVMEMYKSVNDMVGDIVKVTPSSKFVGDLAIFMVQNNLTPENILEKGANLDFPDSSKSYFKGMMGQPLGGFPKDIQKMVLKDEEPVTVRAGLLLDDEDFEADKKYLDEKYKIDATEDDLLGYALYPKVFEDYLKFKNENGELWRMPSSVFFHGLMEEESVVIPLDEGKNLIVQLIEIGKVDDEGFRNVTFEINGNRRTVKIEDKSSSNTNVNKIQVRFADNDNPQEIGSSIPGKIVAINVKEGEEVKAGDTVMIIEAMKMETNIVAKTKGKIGEILVKVNDMVASGQLVATIKE; from the coding sequence TTGGATAATATCAGAAAAATAAAGAAAGTACTTGTAGCAAATCGTGGCGAAATTGCGATACGTATTTTTAGAGCATGTCGAGAACTGGGAATAAGAAGTGTCGCTATTTATTCCGCCGAAGATTCTCTTGCTATGTTTAGAACAAAAGCCGATGAATCCTATTTGATAGGAAAGGGAAAATCTCCCTTGGACGCCTATCTCGGCATGGACGAAATAATCACCCTTGCTCTTGAAAAACAGGTGGATGCAATTCATCCGGGATACGGATTTTTAGCTGAAAACTCCGAATTTGCAAGAAAATGTGAAGAAGCCGGAATAATATTTATAGGACCTCAACACGAAGTAATGGCAAAATTAGGAGATAAAATAGAATCAAAACTGGTAGCTCATGAAGCCGGAGTTAGAACCATCCCCGGTATAGACAGACCCATCAGATCTGATAAGCAGGCAATTGAATTTGCAAAGGAAGCAGGATATCCCATAATGCTTAAAGCTGCTGCCGGCGGTGGTGGAAGAGGTATGAGAATAGTAAGAAATGAAGAGGAACTTCTCGAAAAATTCCACTCTGCAAAAAATGAGGCTTCAAAGGCCTTCGGAAACGATGCGATTTTTGTTGAAAAGTATTTGGAAAAACCTAAACACATAGAGGTTCAAATACTCGGAGATGCCTACGGAAATATAGTTCACCTTTATGAAAGAGATTGCTCTATACAAAGACGACATCAAAAATTAATTGAATTCACTCCTGCCTTTTCAGTACCTGAAAATGTAAAACAGGAGATTTTTGAAGACGCGCTTAAAATTGCACACTCACTTAATTACAGATCTGCAGGAACAGTTGAATTCTTAGTTGATAAGGACTTTAATCACTACTTCATTGAAGTAAATGCAAGAATTCAAGTTGAACACACCGTTACAGAAATGGTAACAGGCATAGATTTAATTCAATCGATGATAAGAATCGCTGAAGGTTATAAACTTTCCGATGACGAAATCGGTATTGCCTCTCAGGAATCAATTACATCAAACGGATTTTCAATCCAATGTCGTATAACAACAGAAGATCCTCTCAACAACTTTGCCCCAGACACAGGCAGAATTACAAAATACTATTCAAGCTCAGGTTTCGGAGTAAGACTGGACGGAGGAAATGCCTTCGCAGGCTCAGTCATCACACCCTACTACGACAGTTTGTTGGTAAAAATAATATCCTATGCAAGAAATTGGCAAGATACTATCAATAAAGCAATAAGATCAGTAAGAGAAATAAAGGTTTCAGGTGTAAAAACAAATGCGGGTTTTGTACTCAACGTGCTTAACTCCAAAACCTTCAGAGATGGCAATTGTGATACCGGATTTATAGAAGAACATCCCGAGCTGTTCCAAATAGTTACAAAACCCGATGCGGAACTTAGACTTATGAATTACATCGGAGAAATAGTAGTAAATGACCCCAATAAAAAAGATAAAATTTACGACAACGCAGTAGTTCCACCTCTAAAAAAAGATCTTACAGGCTTCAAGGGAACAAAAGACCTATTCGATGAAATGGGAGCTGATAAATTCTGTCAATGGATTTTAGACCAAAAAAGACTTTTAATAACTGACACCACCATGAGAGATGCCCATCAATCCCTAATGGCAACCAGACTTAGAACTTTGGACATGGAAAAAATCGCAGCCGCTACCAATGAATACATGAAGGAACTATTTTCACTTGAAATGTGGGGCGGAGCAACCTATGATGTAGCCTACAGATTTTTGCACGAAGACCCGTGGGAAAGATTAAGAATCATAAGAGAAAAAGTTCCCAACATATTGATGCAAATGCTCCTGCGTGGAAATAATACCGTAGGATACACAAATTATCCGGATAATGTAGTTAAAAGATTTATTAAAAACTCTGCAAAAAACGGCGTGGATTTGTTCAGAATTTTCGATTCATTAAACTGGATGGAAAACATGAGACTGTCCATTGACGAGGTATTAAATAACGGTAAAATTGCTGAAGGAACGATGTGTTACACAGGCGACATTCTAAATGAATCCAGGGATAAATACAACTTGAAATACTATGTCGATCTTGCAAAAGAACTTGAAAAAGCTGGATGTCATATACTTGGAATCAAGGACATGTCAGGACTGTTAAAGCCCTATGCCGCAAGAAAATTGATAAAAGCACTTAAAAACGAAGTATCCATACCTATTCATCTGCACACTCATGACACCACAGGAAATGGAGTAGCGGCAGTATTAATGGCGGCAGAAGCCGGAGTGGACATTGCCGATGTAGCCATCAATTCCATGAGCGGACTTACATCTCAACCCGCTCTTAACTCCGTAGTGGCAGCTCTGCAACACACCGATAGAGATACACTTCTCGATTTGGATAAAATCGAAGAAATAAATAAATACTGGTTGAAAGTAAGACCAATTTACGAAAACTTTGAATCAGATTTGAAATCAGGAACCACTGAAATTTACAAATATGAAATCCCCGGCGGACAATACTCGAACCTAAAACCGCAAGTTGAAAGCTTCGGATTAGGATATAAATTCAAAGAAGTAATGGAAATGTATAAAAGCGTAAACGACATGGTCGGAGATATAGTAAAAGTTACACCTTCCTCCAAATTCGTAGGCGATTTGGCAATATTCATGGTTCAAAATAATTTGACCCCTGAAAACATATTGGAAAAGGGAGCAAATCTGGATTTCCCCGATTCATCAAAGAGCTATTTTAAAGGCATGATGGGACAACCTCTGGGCGGATTCCCCAAGGATATTCAAAAAATGGTTTTAAAAGACGAAGAACCCGTCACAGTAAGAGCTGGACTTCTCCTCGATGATGAAGACTTCGAAGCAGATAAAAAATACTTGGATGAAAAATACAAAATTGACGCGACAGAAGACGACCTATTGGGATACGCTCTTTATCCGAAGGTATTTGAAGACTATCTGAAATTCAAAAATGAAAACGGAGAGCTTTGGAGAATGCCTTCAAGCGTGTTCTTCCACGGATTGATGGAAGAAGAATCCGTGGTAATTCCCTTAGATGAAGGAAAAAACCTGATAGTACAACTCATCGAAATAGGAAAAGTCGATGACGAAGGATTTAGAAATGTGACCTTTGAAATAAATGGAAATAGAAGAACCGTTAAAATAGAAGACAAATCTTCTTCAAATACAAATGTAAACAAAATACAAGTTAGATTTGCCGATAACGACAACCCCCAAGAAATAGGCTCTTCAATCCCGGGAAAGATAGTGGCGATAAACGTAAAAGAAGGCGAAGAAGTAAAAGCCGGTGACACCGTAATGATAATAGAAGCTATGAAGATGGAAACAAACATAGTGGCAAAAACAAAGGGCAAAATCGGAGAAATACTTGTAAAAGTAAATGACATGGTAGCAAGCGGACAATTGGTTGCAACCATAAAAGAATAA
- a CDS encoding Hypothetical protein (Family membership), with the protein MNTIYKFNGTICSDLAKLKDFLNITLCDLRKYILDEEVMFDLRLILDELIINGMVHGNSCDKCKNVNLTINLKPHSILIKVEDEGDGIEYDFDEYDYRSRKSCGRGLVIVQALSDSLIFNKNEVTVLKKL; encoded by the coding sequence ATGAACACCATATACAAATTTAACGGTACAATATGTAGCGATCTTGCAAAATTAAAAGATTTTTTAAATATTACACTTTGCGACCTTAGAAAATACATACTTGACGAAGAGGTTATGTTTGATCTAAGGCTAATTTTGGATGAGCTGATAATAAACGGAATGGTTCACGGAAATAGCTGCGATAAGTGTAAAAACGTTAACTTAACCATAAATTTAAAACCACACTCAATTTTAATAAAGGTTGAAGATGAAGGCGACGGGATAGAGTATGATTTTGATGAGTATGACTATAGGAGTAGAAAAAGCTGTGGAAGAGGACTCGTTATTGTACAAGCTCTATCAGATTCTTTAATTTTTAATAAAAATGAAGTGACTGTGCTAAAAAAATTATGA
- a CDS encoding radical SAM domain protein (High confidence in function and specificity) yields MFTKRMFDAIICIGDDMELMEKLSILSDAAKYDVSCSSSNSDRKNKGGLGAASMCGICHSWSEDGRCISLLKILYTNKCIYNCEYCINRCTNDVKRAEFTPEEVVYLTVNFYKRNYIEGLFLSSGIVKSPDYTMEKLIEVAKILRFRENFNGYIHMKAIPGSSEELIRELGNLIDRMSINIELPTSSALALLAPQKSYDKIFTPMKFISDELKNNKEDRKKFKNTPDFVRAGQTTQMIVGASEEDDLTIITRAQKLYDTFAMKRVYYSAFIPITDSRLTSQIKEPPLLREHRIYQADFLMRFYGFNSSDLLTAENPNFDLKIDPKMNWAIENLEKFPIEINRATYEELLLIPGFGPRYAKRIIKSRKFAALRYDDLKVLKISVKRAKNFITVMGVYRGVKYSSKESLKYFMGERDEEGAKQLNFLEMTS; encoded by the coding sequence ATGTTTACAAAACGTATGTTCGATGCTATTATTTGTATAGGTGATGATATGGAATTAATGGAAAAACTATCTATATTAAGTGATGCCGCCAAATATGATGTATCTTGTTCTTCGAGTAATTCCGACAGAAAGAACAAAGGAGGACTGGGGGCAGCAAGTATGTGCGGAATATGTCATTCATGGAGTGAAGACGGAAGGTGTATTTCACTTTTGAAGATACTTTATACCAATAAATGCATTTATAACTGTGAATATTGCATAAACAGATGCACTAACGACGTAAAAAGAGCTGAATTCACACCTGAAGAAGTAGTATATTTAACTGTGAATTTCTACAAGAGAAATTACATTGAGGGGCTTTTTCTGTCCAGCGGAATAGTAAAATCTCCTGATTACACTATGGAGAAATTAATAGAAGTGGCTAAAATTTTAAGATTTAGAGAAAATTTTAATGGATACATACACATGAAGGCGATTCCCGGGTCTTCAGAGGAACTGATAAGAGAGCTTGGAAATTTAATCGACAGAATGAGTATAAATATAGAACTGCCAACCAGTAGCGCCTTAGCACTACTTGCTCCTCAAAAATCCTATGACAAAATTTTTACTCCGATGAAATTCATATCCGATGAACTTAAAAACAATAAAGAAGACAGAAAAAAATTTAAAAACACACCGGATTTTGTCAGAGCGGGACAGACTACACAAATGATAGTAGGAGCCTCGGAAGAAGACGATTTAACAATAATCACAAGAGCTCAAAAACTCTATGATACCTTTGCTATGAAGCGAGTATACTATTCAGCTTTTATTCCCATAACAGATTCCAGACTCACATCACAGATAAAGGAACCTCCTCTTTTGAGGGAACATAGAATATATCAAGCTGATTTTTTAATGAGATTTTATGGCTTTAATTCTTCGGACTTGCTTACCGCAGAAAATCCCAACTTTGATTTAAAAATCGATCCGAAGATGAATTGGGCGATTGAAAATCTTGAAAAATTTCCCATAGAAATAAATAGAGCGACCTATGAAGAACTTCTTTTGATACCTGGATTTGGACCAAGGTATGCGAAAAGGATAATAAAATCCAGAAAATTCGCAGCATTGAGATATGATGATTTAAAAGTGCTTAAGATCTCCGTGAAAAGGGCTAAAAACTTCATAACCGTCATGGGTGTTTATAGAGGGGTAAAATACAGCTCAAAGGAATCTCTTAAATATTTTATGGGTGAAAGAGATGAAGAGGGAGCAAAGCAACTGAATTTTTTGGAGATGACATCATGA
- a CDS encoding putative 4Fe-4S ferredoxin, iron-sulfur binding protein (Ferredoxins are a group of iron-sulphur proteins which mediate electron transfer in a wide variety of metabolic reactions. Ferredoxins can be divided into several subgroups depending upon the physiological nature of the iron-sulphur cluster(s). One of these subgroups are the 4Fe-4S ferredoxins, which are found in bacteria and which are thus often referred as 'bacterial-type' ferredoxins. The structure of these proteins consists of the duplication of a domain of twenty six amino acid residues; each of these domains contains four cysteine residues that bind to a 4Fe-4S centre; High confidence in function and specificity) encodes MIKRIVKFYFTGTDTTKKVVDEFVNTLAKELNINEIYDFNYTLPKSRENSPTFEEGDLVVSGVPTIAGRVPNLLLPYLNTIEGKGALGVAISLYGNRNFDDCLVEQRDLLKKGGINVIAAGAFIGEHSFSTILGANRPDDADLKIVEEFAKKVAEKIVREDFSEPEVKGEVPYRPYYTPRDRKGNLINFVKIKPETDNDLCIDCKVCAEACPLGSIDYEYTSNIIGKCMKCCACIKKCPTGAKYFADEGYNFHRLELEIQYADDRCEPEYFL; translated from the coding sequence ATGATTAAGAGGATAGTTAAGTTTTATTTCACCGGTACCGATACTACAAAAAAAGTAGTGGACGAATTTGTAAATACTCTTGCAAAGGAATTAAATATCAATGAAATTTATGATTTCAATTACACTTTGCCCAAATCAAGAGAAAACTCTCCCACATTTGAGGAAGGTGATCTTGTGGTATCGGGTGTCCCCACCATTGCCGGACGTGTACCCAACCTGCTTTTACCCTATTTAAACACCATTGAAGGAAAAGGTGCTTTGGGAGTTGCAATATCTTTGTATGGAAACAGAAATTTCGATGATTGTCTTGTAGAGCAAAGAGATTTGTTGAAAAAAGGCGGAATAAACGTAATTGCTGCAGGAGCATTCATAGGTGAGCACTCCTTCTCGACAATACTTGGAGCCAATAGACCTGATGATGCGGATTTGAAAATAGTGGAAGAATTTGCAAAGAAAGTGGCTGAAAAAATTGTCCGTGAAGATTTTTCAGAACCTGAAGTAAAGGGAGAAGTTCCCTACAGACCTTACTACACTCCAAGAGATAGAAAGGGCAATCTGATAAACTTCGTAAAAATCAAACCCGAAACAGATAATGATTTATGCATTGATTGCAAAGTATGTGCAGAGGCTTGTCCTTTAGGATCCATCGATTACGAATATACATCCAACATCATAGGCAAGTGCATGAAGTGCTGTGCATGTATCAAAAAATGTCCTACAGGTGCCAAATACTTTGCAGATGAGGGATATAATTTCCACAGACTTGAACTTGAAATACAATACGCAGATGACAGATGCGAACCTGAATATTTTCTATGA
- a CDS encoding Hypothetical protein (Family membership) has protein sequence MYKKTVVFYYSKYGSTQKYAEYLAEQIGCEKFPIEKVEEMDLSTYDIVIFGSGLYAGRIKHKDIYSKCKEAKKILFTVGIADPESTDYSDILKSNFSEELLGELEIFHLRGNLDYTNMTLIHKIMMWALMKFKVEKIKLEERTDEVNMMIETYGKKVDFIDLKSTEPILKLVKEQML, from the coding sequence ATGTATAAAAAAACCGTTGTATTTTATTATTCAAAGTATGGTTCTACTCAGAAGTATGCAGAGTATTTAGCAGAACAAATAGGATGTGAAAAATTCCCTATAGAAAAGGTCGAAGAAATGGATTTATCCACCTATGATATTGTAATATTCGGATCGGGTCTCTATGCCGGAAGAATTAAGCACAAAGACATATATTCAAAATGCAAAGAAGCAAAAAAAATTTTATTTACAGTAGGAATTGCTGATCCCGAAAGTACAGATTACAGTGATATATTAAAAAGCAATTTCTCTGAAGAGTTGCTTGGAGAATTGGAGATTTTTCATTTAAGGGGTAATTTGGACTATACAAATATGACATTAATTCATAAAATTATGATGTGGGCTCTTATGAAATTCAAAGTTGAAAAAATAAAGCTGGAAGAGAGAACGGACGAGGTAAATATGATGATTGAAACCTATGGAAAAAAAGTGGACTTCATAGACCTTAAATCCACAGAACCCATTCTTAAATTAGTTAAAGAACAAATGCTATAA